A genomic region of Deltaproteobacteria bacterium contains the following coding sequences:
- a CDS encoding FAD-binding oxidoreductase has translation MNLLKLNLAKNQISTDPEQLKIYGKDWTTYFDIQSSALVFPETTEDVVQIVQWANKENVALVPSGGRTGLSGGACTIQNEVIVSFERMNQILEFDSSENSVVCQAGVITEELQNFAKSKNLFYPVDFAARGSSQIGGNIATNAGGIKVIRYGLTRDWVTSLTVVTGKGEVLKLNNNLVKNATGYDLRHLFIGSEGTLGFITEATIQLTNPPPPLEVLLLACSSMENVLHTFRLFNQETSLSAFEMISDIALEKVLLNTHLPSPFENKYPFFLLVEIEKPSEEAENKIQSTLETAFTESFITDGLIAQSEQQAKTFWRYREDTSESLAKFFPYKNDISVRISKMIPFIAELENIIKTHYPDWTVVWFGHVGDGNLHLNILRPPEMTKELFVQECRKVDIEIFQCLKKYSGSISAEHGVGLTKKNFLHYSRSPEEIQILKQIKKIFDPQGIINPGKLLD, from the coding sequence ATGAATTTATTAAAATTAAACCTCGCTAAAAATCAAATTTCTACTGATCCTGAACAATTAAAAATTTATGGAAAGGATTGGACAACTTACTTTGATATTCAAAGTTCTGCCCTGGTCTTCCCCGAAACCACTGAAGATGTTGTCCAAATTGTCCAGTGGGCCAATAAAGAAAATGTAGCTCTGGTGCCCTCGGGCGGTCGAACAGGATTATCTGGCGGGGCTTGCACCATCCAAAATGAAGTGATTGTTTCCTTTGAAAGAATGAACCAAATTTTAGAATTTGACTCCTCTGAAAATTCAGTTGTTTGCCAAGCGGGAGTGATCACTGAAGAACTGCAAAATTTTGCCAAAAGCAAAAATTTATTCTATCCGGTTGATTTTGCCGCCCGTGGCTCCTCGCAAATTGGAGGAAATATTGCGACTAATGCGGGTGGAATTAAAGTGATTCGCTATGGTCTTACCAGGGACTGGGTCACGTCCTTAACGGTTGTGACTGGAAAGGGTGAGGTCTTAAAACTCAACAATAATCTTGTTAAAAATGCGACCGGTTATGATCTGAGACATTTATTTATTGGGAGCGAAGGCACCTTGGGTTTTATCACCGAAGCAACCATACAACTTACAAATCCGCCACCTCCCTTGGAAGTTCTTTTACTGGCATGTAGTTCTATGGAAAATGTTCTTCATACCTTTAGACTGTTCAATCAAGAAACTTCACTGTCTGCTTTTGAAATGATCTCGGATATCGCTCTTGAAAAAGTTCTACTGAATACTCATTTGCCTTCCCCTTTTGAAAATAAATATCCTTTTTTTCTCCTTGTTGAAATAGAAAAACCCTCTGAAGAAGCTGAAAATAAAATTCAATCCACCCTAGAGACAGCCTTCACGGAATCCTTTATCACAGATGGCTTGATCGCTCAATCAGAACAACAAGCCAAGACGTTTTGGCGCTACCGAGAAGATACCAGTGAATCCCTAGCTAAATTTTTTCCTTATAAAAACGATATCTCTGTCAGAATTTCTAAAATGATTCCCTTTATTGCTGAATTGGAAAATATCATCAAGACACATTATCCTGATTGGACCGTTGTCTGGTTTGGTCATGTAGGGGATGGAAATCTTCATTTAAATATCTTACGCCCGCCAGAAATGACAAAGGAACTTTTCGTACAGGAATGTCGTAAAGTGGATATTGAAATTTTTCAATGTTTGAAAAAATATTCTGGCAGTATCTCTGCAGAACATGGTGTCGGCTTAACAAAAAAGAATTTTCTTCACTACAGCCGAAGTCCCGAAGAAATCCAAATTTTAAAACAGATCAAAAAGATTTTCGACCCTCAAGGTATCATCAACCCTGGGAAACTTTTGGATTGA
- a CDS encoding glutathione S-transferase N-terminal domain-containing protein has protein sequence MKQTAKIVIYTKVPCPYCDRAINLLEEKKLDFSEIDLTDKPDEIQKIKDQTGWRTVPIILINDQVIGGYMDLKALDEEGKLESLLYSR, from the coding sequence ATGAAGCAAACAGCAAAAATTGTGATTTATACTAAGGTCCCTTGTCCTTATTGCGATAGGGCCATCAATTTATTGGAAGAAAAGAAACTAGATTTTTCTGAAATTGATCTTACAGACAAACCGGATGAAATTCAAAAAATTAAAGACCAAACAGGATGGCGAACAGTTCCTATCATATTGATTAATGATCAAGTCATTGGCGGTTATATGGATTTAAAAGCACTCGATGAAGAAGGAAAATTAGAATCCCTGCTTTATTCCAGGTAA